GATTTTGCCCATTAACTAGTCAGGTATTTATTGTGAATATCATTTTAGATCGCAGTATTGTTTCAATTATTGTAAACTATTCTAATGTTTATTGGTAATGGTTTCATGTCAATAGATGTTGGAGGACCAGAATAGATCCCATGGAAGCATTTTGAGTCAGGTATAACTTGCCTTACTTGGTGAACCGAGattatttgagataattttaATGCAGGTACATTGTGTAgtaagctgtttttttttttttgtaaataaattattaattccTTTGTACATGAGTCATCAAACTCTTTTCAGGATCCTCGGATGCATGAATTGAACAATCCCGAATGCATAGACAATGCACGGTCGCACCATAATTTGTCAGAAGGCAGAAGATAGCAGCACTGCCCTTGCTTTTTGTGCTTGTTAGAATTATCGTCTTCAGTGCTATTTGGGAAGTTTGATTGTGGAGTGAGAATGAAGAAGGTCGATCTTCCGTGCTTAGTTCGGAGGCGTTGGACTTGGTGAAGTTAAAGCAAGCGACATTGTTGAACTAGTGTACTCTATTCTTACCATACGATGGCTACAGCTTCTTGCTTAGCATTTATATGTTAGAACCGAAACTTACAGCGTGCACGAGGTTTTCCGAAGGTGACCATGCATTAATTGATATAGGTGCCAGAAAAGAGGAAATCCTTTAGTTGAATTTTACTTGAACGATGATCTTTATTATTCAACCTGCAACATAATGTACACTCCGTGTCGCAGCACTATTTTCGAGGTGGATGATCTGCGAGGCTTATAAGGTTGACAGCACTGGGTAGAATTGACCAGGATGTATCAGCATCTTCGACGGCATGAGCTTGAGATATTCCGCTGCCTCTGCAATCTTTCTGCGGATGAAAAGAAGAGATGTGGACGAGTTAAAGCGAGTGCTTATTGAAAATCTTAGATAGCCAATCCTGAGCACAGACAAAAAAATTCACAGTGAGTTGTCTTTACTTGCCATATTTAACACCGAGTCAACAAATCATGCATGTGATCTGTGAGTTGAGCCAATATGCGTTAACAGAAATAATGATCCGGTTCACTTTAGCTACAGAAATGTTTGCAGCCATGTTTAATACTAGGGTGCCCGGCATCCTTCCCTTGATAGAccagaatgaataaaaaatcctTCTTTTTCGGTTAAAGCATTTGAACTTTGTGTTGGTAACTACTCTCCTGGCAGGTTCAAGCATCAATAGGCATGCCTTGTCACTTACTTTCCCCCTTTCCATCATTTTAAATGCGCTAGGGTCCCCAAAGGATAACACGCACTTCAGGGACTCGGGGAGGCAAATGAATGGACTTGGAGCATCCAGCAAATTTCAACTACTGGGAAACTTTAGTTTGGTTCTCCTGGGATGTCTTTGGAATGTCTCAGGTAAAATTGCATACTTCCAGAATTTGAAGTCTCGTGAATTGCTAACGAATTAGCACTGGATAATTACACCCAAAAGATCTTTAAGAAAACAACCTGAGATGTCCCTTTGATTCAGTTGGTGTAAACActgaccgtcctacgtggcacggccagCACTAATGTTGAcaacttttgaaaatattttaaaagcttttaattttttttttttatctcttctctctctttttttctttacactTTCTTTACTGTGGCCGGAGAGGATTGCGGCCCTCACTCGCGGCCGCAATTGTCTGCTTCATAGCTTGCCGCGTCATGTGGGATGACCGATatccatatcagcgatttttgaccaaaattagtcggacagaataaattgacacaaatttgCATAATCGCAATATTAGGaccttttttttatgacttATAATGATGCAAAAGGCAGGTGATGTACAGAGGATTGGGGGCAGTTATCACTAGTACGATCACGAAGATAGACGGAAGAGAAACTCGCAGAGAACTTCTCCTCTGAGTTATTGGCCAAAGTGATGGTCAGTCAATCACTTCATATTCTGTGGGTGCCGGCCTTCAAATGACACTGATTCAGCCATGTGAAGAAAATTCAAGACTAAAGGTGTACTGATATATGTCTTGCCTGCAAATACTACAGGAGACCGTTGCAAATACGTCTCTCCGGTTCATCGCACATCAAAGGGCTTATGGAGTTCAACTGCCTCCTGTTTGGTTCCCATTATGTCGACTACAAAAGGGAAATGAAACAACGGTTCGACCAAAATGATTCAGCATAGAACATCATGCGGCTCGTCTTGACAGCCTTTCTCCTCCGAAGAATGATCTTTCTCGTTACCATCCTCTCCTTTGTGGCTCTCATCTTCTGGATCTTCGCTATGGTAGCCATTCCCTGTGACACACGAACAAGGGACTAAGAAAGTCACAATTACCGCTTTGAATTGAAAGAGGATGATTTTGACAAGTTGACAATCTGGTCCCCTCGTACCAATCAACCTACTAAGGTCATCTTGACCAGAAAACACATTTAGGACTAcaggagaaaaatattttctgcgcTTGGTTCTTCATACATGGAAAAAGTAAATGTAGATGTGCCTCCTTATGATTGCTCAAATGCCAGCAAAAAACTTCATGCTCTTGTTTAGCGGTCAACCCTCTTGTAAAGGATGCTATTTTGTCTAAAGGATCGGTTGACAGTGCTAATGTGCTTTTACCTTCATTACCATCATCTGCAGGTGCATATGCTGAACGCCTTGACCTTCCTTGGTAATGTGGGGTGGGCTGATTATAGCAAAAGGATAAAGAGAAGTAAGAAGTCGAGAAACTAACTGTAAACCTATTACAGCATGACAAAACTCGACGTGTAAAGGGAGCAAGAATATCAACTATTATCCAGGAAAATTGAGGCCGCACTCTGAAGGTTCAAATAAGTATTTAACCCTGCAGATACTAATACGTAAGATCATGCATAAATTCCTTGTTTGGGATACATGATGTGTCATCGTTGAAGGAAAATCCAGTAACCATGGCATTCATCGAGCAAACTACATATGACCTGTTCTCTTTCCTATCTAAGACGTGATCGGAGGTCTCAGTCCCGGTACACTATGAAATGCTTGGTCCTCAACATATTTTAAAACAACTTCAGAGATTTTCAAAATGCACCGATAATGATCTACACAGGTGCATGCCTAGACCCATAGGTTGCAATTCTGGTAGATGTTCGGCATACAAGCTGCAACATTAGCATAAACGTCAAGTACCTGCAACTTGGGTCGGAGAGCTTCAAGTGGTCCTTTGGGCTTCTGTGCTCCTTGCTGCAATATCGGTCAATGAGAATATTAGACATTAGAACCAACAATCCGTATTCATCCAAAGGTGATATTTGAAGAAGCTTGAACGACTTATGAGTACCTTACCCAAAGCCCAGTCAGCAGAATCAAAAAAAGCATGTTCATGATCCTGGAGAACACATTTTTTCAGTGGATGCTAGTCTTAAAATTGCTGGAGTACATCATTTTGGAGAACTAAAGAAGTGAAAGGGGGACAAACAAAACATACCTTGGAAATCAATGGAGGCTTCTTTGGTAACAGGCCCCCATACCTTTTCTTGATTATTTCCTCCTATAGAAGACATACTTAACTAGATAAAACAGTCCACGCAAACTTTACCCAAGACCAAGATCCAAAAAATAATGGAATGGAAAACAGAGTACATTCTATCGACCATCTTTGCGTAGGAAACAACTGGTACTTTTCccttgagaaaataaaagaatgagggAAAGAAGAAGGGCATCCACAACTGAATCGTATTCTTAGTGCACTTAacatatcatcacaaatttTTGGTCTTTGGAAAAGTTGCATGAACTAAACAAAGTCAAATATATTATCTTCAACCTGTACAAGCATCCTGGGCATGATCCTCAACTAAATACAGAATGCACAGGTAGCAATCAGTCATACCTCCTCCTTTGGGGAAGGCACGGCATTCTCATCACCTACATCTGAATCTATCATGTCTTTCAAAGCACCTTCACCATCGACATCATTTTTGGGTGTACAATCAGAGAGCACTTTGTCCCGTGAGTCCTCAACAATTGTGCCAGACATTTTATTGAACGAGTAATAGCTGCAATGATGAAGCAGATGATACCCAACAGTCAGGAAAAACACGAACATCATAGCGACACAGCAGAATAATCAATTTTCTGTCTTTTCAAGCTTCGATACCATTAGGGAAAACGTTCCTCCAATTACTGACTCACCACTGACCCAAGAGAAATAAGAAGACAAATttttgggaaagaaaagaaaaaaaatgtgaacacAGCAGCATCAAGCTAATATCAAAGAACCATACGGGTGTACAGAATCGAAAACTTTCCCCAGGATTAACTTAGCAAACCAGTTTGCACTATCTCTGACGATCCAGCCTCTCttactaaaatttgaaaacacgATCCGAGCAGTGAACCTTCTGACTCGGACGAAAGATCACTATGCCACATCATGGGTCAGCCTTATGTGTCGTTTCACATCTGATCCTAGAGCATCCTGCTATGAAATTTCACCTTCTTCTGCTTCGATCTAGAAAATCACACGCTTTTTCAAGCCTATGCCACACTAATTTTCCGGTCACGTCGTAATTAGGCTCTTCAGCTAAATGGGGTTTGTACCCGTACGTCAGCAAGGAACAGCAAAAGTTCACCTccaagcaaaagaaaatcttcGGAGCTTGCAGGAACCACCGAATTTCTTTCGCACTAACACGTTTGTTTGCTACTTGCTCAAACGAAACTAGGAGCGAGATTACCTGATTAGAAAGAGCTCCAGCGAGAAGTCGGGGGCGGAAGATTGTAAGGATTCGAACTCGAAAGCATTTGAAATGGGAAGATGAAGAGCATTGACCCGGGGAAAGCACGAGAATAAGATGCTTTCTCTGCCTGAATGCCACGCCACGCCACGCGCATTTATCTTTCAGATTCCAGCGCGGGATTTCGCAGGATGATTGATGACGTCACAGAACTCGTCATGGCCACTTGTCACAAGGCAATACTTAAAGATCAAGCCCACTTCATGAGCAGGCAAATATTTTGGAGAGCTTTGACAAAGGACTTCAGCCGAGCCCAAAGCAGCTTCCTTTGAGCTTTGAAAATTCGTGGATTGCATGCacatacaatttttttggcTTCCAACTTTGCCCGTGCTAATCTTTCATAATTCCAAAAATGTCCTTACCTCACGCGACTACAGGCGAGGGTTCAAGCCCCCAATGAAGTTATATTTGGCTGCCGGCCAGCCTCTCCTGAGGTTGTCGGCAACGGTCACCTGGGCGGCGGCTGGCGAGACTTCAGTTGAGGCAGGTCGGTGGCCAACTAAGTTCCGTTAGAAAGGTTTTGTTGTTTTCGTGAATGGTATTTGAgccaaaattgcttctcaaagtatttttaaattaaacttTACCAAACGCtatttaaattttggaaaaatttcaccTAGAgtcctttgcattttcccaGAAGCTTGCTCCTAAAGTGTTTGCAAAAGCACCTTAGGCTCCTTTTAGCTCAATTGCCACTAGCAGACAGAAAGTGTTTAGAGAAATCTACTAGGAGAGAATGTGCTTCTATTGTCCGAATGTTGGATAATCATGTTCCCAATTAGATTGGACAATTTATAGGAATATATGCAGTGAATTTCACTTAGATCACATTCAGTTTAGAAGGTTTCGTGATTTTTAAGGTAAAATGAATTCTAGTAAACTTTTCCTAGTTGCAATAATAACAAAATGTGAATGCAAAACAAtgatcaaaagaaaaggagaaaaaaaaaaccttatttaAGTTTATATTATGATTAGCTCATTTCAATATTaataagtgattttttttaatcggtaATTATTTTAGCCCACGTTAGACTTTGACTTTGATTTGGAAACTAAGCTCACGAGGGCTCCTGTGTCGGAATTTAATAACGAGGCggtacatattttttttgcccCAACTAGCAGGTCCAGCTTAAGAAGGTTCATGTCTCGTTCATACATTTGCCCGACTACCGTGTTAAGTTTATGTTCATTGGGCCTTCCGTAATTATACAAGATCTCTCTATTTACAAACGTTGATCTCATCTATCATTTGACGGTAAAGATCTATTCCTACAAGCTAATCTCACTTAACATCTAATTGTGAAGATTcacaccctcttaaatcctagTCTCGGCCAATTCCGTGATAGGCATACATCTTGGTGGATGTCGATCCTTATATCATGATCAAATGTTGGAGATTGAGTTCTAACTATCCAATCCAACGACTCTTCTTTCTCTGAATTGATGACTTGGCAATTCGTTCGCGACACACACATTAATCATCAATCTTTTTCTCATAAATTGCTCGTGTGTTGAGTATCCATTAGGACTGTAAATCAATTCGATCTCAAACGAGGATCTAACATTTAACTCCAATGGTGCATTGCAATGAATTGAGAACTCTATATTATCACTCTTCTGGGCGGACAAATGACTTTGTCCTGAAGCGAACCATTGACCATGGAGTTGTACTGAGTAGGATAGTAGATGTAACAGCACCTTAGGCTCCTGGAGCCAAACTAAAGCAACAGAAGCCAGTGAAAACTGAGAAATGTGGTATTGGTTCAAGGGCGTCTCGCTATGGTCAGCCTCAGGCCATGCTTCATCGACAGGATGGTCATCATCCTGTACTCCACCGGGTGGTTCGGCACCAGCTTGAACTCGTAAAACCGGCACAGAATGGCCAGTGCCATCTTCATCTGCAGATACGCCGAGTCCTTCCCTAAGCATATCCTCGGCCCCGCCTGCATAGCGACAAAGAAACATAAAGCATCCATCGAATAAAGATCGTTTGTCCTTCCCTATCAGGACTTGCTTTTTGGTTACTTTGAATAGTCCGACTGAGTTTtgaatatcatgaaaatcttcttctttttcacttgaCCCTCGTCCGCCTTCGTGGtttttttaagttaaaattATTCAGAATTCCTGTCTCCGGCAATAACAATTTGATCGAAACAAGCGGTGCTCATAACAGGTTCGTCTCGGTAAAATGACAGCTAAGGCAAAGATCACACATTGCAGCATGTTAGGACTGATAGGAAGACAGATCCTGGCATCACACTACAGTTGCTATGCCTGATGACCATGCTGAATCATCCCTCGAAGGCTTGAACTTAACATAGGCCAGGCTCATCATGAGCAGCTGTCATATATTGTCTCTCAGTCGCCTTCGATTTACCTGAAATGCAGTGAACTTGAACGGAGAAGCATTTTGAAAGAGCCCCTCCTTCAGCCACCTCTCGGGCTTAAACAAAGCGGCATCAGGACCCCAATTGTACTCCATTCTTCCCATGGAGTACGGTACATACGTCACCATCCCTCCCGCTTTCACCTTCGTCCCATCAGGCAGTACGTCGTCCTCCAACACGCCCTTCGGATCCTGCGGTCAAGTTTTTGTTTCGTGAGACAGAAAAACAGAACCGTCATCTCTCTGTTCTGAGCATATACTCATGAATATTGTActtaaaatgagaattatcatgcATGCCTGAGGAACCGCTGGATACAGGCGCAGCGTCTCTGTGATCGCAGCATGTAGGTAGTGCAACTTTCCGAGGGAGTCGTAGGTCAATAGTTTTGCGAATTGCGAGACTCTCCGGTTGAATGATTCAGGGTCGTCCATGCTGTAGGGAAGCAGTGAGCCCTCTTCTTCCCTTGCTCGATCTCTCTCCAAATTTTCAAGTTCTGAATAGATCTTCTCGGCAATATTCTGATGGGTCATTATCATGTATATAGACCAGGAGAGGGTGGTTGCTGTCGTGTCCCGCCCAGCAATCACAAAGTTCAGGACGATGTCTCTGAGGCTTTTGTCAGTTAAATTGCTCTCCAGATCGTCACCTAGCTGAATGAATCTCGACAGTAAATCATGCTTCATCTGTAGTTTTCATTCCATAGATCATTTTGTCATTTCCAAGTGAGAGGACAAAAGAAGAGTACTTGAACATCGAGAATCTGGCGGTTTATGTTTATTTACCTTTGCATCTTCACGAGACTTGTGAGCCGCTTCTACCTCGGCTTTCCGCTTTCTAATGACAGAGTAGGTGAAATCATCAATCACTTTGATGGCTCTGTCAAGAAGGGCTTCTGACCCCACATTCAGGAATTTCTTGATCCTCCAGAGGGGATCGATGAATCGAAAGGTCACAATTATGTTTGCTGCATCAAAAGATTGAGCGAAGCGGTTATCTGGTAAATCCGGAGCCAGAGTTCCTATTTCGACGCCGAATCCCACTTTGCATATGGAGTCCAAAGTCATCCTCATCAACAGTTCCTAGAAACGAAAAAACTTCGCAAGCTTTGTTAGGCTTTGATACAGCAAATAGGGGATATTTCAGCGCCACATGAATCGAAACTATTTCATTTTGATTCTGCTTTATTGTAGGAACGGATCTGTTGTTGAACAGAAATGaagtttttctcaaaaaaaaccATTATTCACCTGCATGTCCACCTCTTTGTTGCAGAATGAAGCTTGACTTAGGATAGAAGAAAGCTTCAGACTATATTCTCTGAAGACCACAGTGCTAAAATCCCTCAAATTCTTGGACGCGAATTCGAAACTCGCGGTCTTCCTTTGCTTCCTCCAAGATTCACCGTCCACATTAAATATCCCATCTCCGAGCAGAACTTCCATGTATGAATGATAAACTTTCCCCTTCAGCAGCAGATAGTTAACCTCCTCAGTACAGATGATAGTAAAAAATAGGAAGGAAAAATTGAGCATGAAAAGATAAGAGAACAACCATCTAACGCTACCACCACCAAAATCTACGCAAATCTTGACAATTTGAAAGCAAAAAGTGCTTCCTTGATGCATGAACACTATTTAGGTGTTAAAAATGAATTTCTCCGACGAATAAGTAGGAAAATTAAACACCTGAATCAATGTTATACCTTTGGATAATTCGCAAAGTTGGTCTTCAAGACATGCTCTACATTTTCCGGATCTGCAATGTAAGTATAGGTTGTAAACGGCATAGGTACCACGACAGTCCTCAACTTGGACAAGTACTCGACTAGCCAATCGTGCATCCGCTCGTAATTCATGAACTGCTCGATCGCTGCCCCTACCAGCGGCCACATCTTTGGGCCAACTTTATTTCTCTGGTTCCATCTGTGGATAATGATCCATGACACAATGACACAAATAGAGATCAACCATCCCACATGTACATCTGGGAGATAATGTGCTGATGAGAGATCATCGGCTTCCATTCTGGAACGGCATAGACTGAAGTTGCAGACATGGACCAGCTTTTATAATGTGCATAGGAAGTAGGTTACAGCTTGATAGTTGGACAGATATAAAGATGGTGGATTAGCTACTGCGTGAAAGCAATCTTTTTGTGCTCGCTTCGCAGGAAGCTTAGGTTCAAGAACAAATCACGTCTTTTGAACCCGCAACCTAACTTCACTCAACTTGTGACAGTAAAAATAATTGATAAACTGGTGCTACTTAATAGGATATTAATAAGACGTGCTAAAGCAATTGATGGAAGCGATACAAGATCGCTGGAGCGAACGGTACCCTCCTTTGCAAGTACGAGTTTGTGCATTATTAGTTGCCTGTGAACCACACACAGATAGCTTCACCTCTTGATTATCCTCCTAGACTGATCTGAATAAGCCGAAAAGATAAATATAATGAACAACAGAAGTGCTTCTGCGCTGCTCTCTTATAACAATAccacattccattgatcaatccATGTCAAGTCGTCAACCCGGTATTCCTTGTCTCTTCAATTATACAAATGAACCAGAACAGATGCCATGCCACACCTGCTAAAACAAAGTACAATTTTGCTTTCAATTGTAACTACTGCATGGAGTAAACTTGTCATACTTGGATGCTATTACAGGATGGCTaagattttcaagaaaatttcaaaattagtttACATGTACGTATGCTCTTAAGTAGAcaaatttcacaaattaaaaGATGATCAGCACAATCCTCCGTTAGTTTACCAGCCTGTGAACCACAACAGTTACACTGCTACAGAACTTGGCAGATCTTGCATGGCTTAAGAGATTGTTCTGATTCGATCATTATTTCCCTTGATCTGCATAAAGGCAGGACATTCCGTTTCCACGGAACCGAAGTTTCTTCTCAGCATGATAGGATTCACCATCGCCGATGATGTTTTCGAGACCGAAGGCTGGATGGTATGAGCTCTCTATTAGAAGCTGTGAGATGGGACCAAAGTAGTCCAATTGCAACAGATCATGAGTAAGTGAGCGAGTGCTAGGTAATCTCATCACTTGCTCGTCACTAGCCTCACTGATCACGGTTCGGTTACTTCGGCCATAGAAGTCTTCCACTTTTTGATCCGAAGTTTTACTCGAGTGCTGCTTCTTGTATATCCTGCATAGGACCCAATCCAACTGAAACGCAGCACATGAAAGAGTAAGTGATACAGTCAAGTTTATCAAAGGCCAGACTATCCATCGTACCAagtgatttgaattttgaaaaagaaaaatcctgaACAATTTTAGGATCAAGGCTTACTGTCATAGAGCGATGCTGCACGTGCCTTCTTGAATCAGCCAAACGATACTCGTGCATGATCCAATCCGTTTTTAATCCCTTAGGCGGCCGGCCCTCGTAAAACACAAGGGATTTCTTCATTCCTACATGCTTAGACCCGCTATAGATCGGCTTGTCAGTACCCGTGGCTTTCCAATACCCTGACACCGCCGCTCGGTTAGGACGCGCCCCATTTGGATACTTTCGGTTACGCGGGGTGAAGAAGTACTGTTCCTTCTCACCAAGTTCGGCTTTTTCTACAATCCATATTGAAAAACATACTCAGTACAGCAATCACAGGTACTGAATTCTGATAGCAATCACTGACGTTTTCTCCATATTAGCTACAAAGAAACTATGTCAGACTTCGCCTCATCGACTTAGGAACTAACCAGGCAATTGCCACGGGTCGAATTTATAAATATCGACTTCGGAGATGATGGACACGGGGCATGGCCTGGACATGGCTTGGTTTTGGAGGTAATACACGATCAGTTCTTCATCTGTTGGGTGGAATCTAAAGCCAGGAGGGAGTTTGTAATTCATCGCAAGCTCTTGACACTTAGAAATTGGAGCAGAGTAGAGTTTGATGCTGAGTGTCTTCGCTACAAAGAGGAAAGCAAGGCCATGGCAATCGAGAGGGAGTGCCCAAAAGAGAAACTGAGGTGCTTGAAATCTTCTGCATGAAGAAGGCCTCTCCTTATATCGATGGTCCTTTTTCGTCATCTTGTGAGATTTGCATGGTTTTGATTGGTGGTTCCTTGGACCCACCGGTCTCACTTGGTGGCTCTTTGTCACGGTTGCATAGGCCAGACAAAAATCCTCGTACGCTCTCTGATCGGGACtaccatttttctgaaaatttgtcCCTTCTGTGAAGTGTGTGCGTATGTATAAGTTCACAATTGTGACAAAAGGTAAGATTAAAAAGCCCCTCGGGACGCTTTACGTCCAATCAATCATTCCACAAAGGTTGTATTCTCTGTATTGAGTGATTGAACGATGGCGTCGGATGAAGTGAATCTTGTGCTTATAATTACTGCTGCTCCATCCATATCCTCTTTTGTAGGCCGTGACTAAAGAGATTAGCTCGATGATCTCATGAGCACCATCATCTAATCCCACAACTTGGATATCTAAACTAAATTGACTTTTGACCTCGTTTTTTAGCTGCCAAAGAAGTTAATCGAAACAATAGTACTGTGATTTGACTAGTGACTTGTTAAAAAACCAATTAGATATACAACAATTACCAGTTCCCATAAGCAATGAATATTGCGCACATTTTGTAGTCGGATCAAGAGATTGCTATTCAAGTCACCTATCTCGATGAAAGCAGCCATGCCATACTAGAATTTCCAGCTTTCACTTCACTGgaattttcttcaaatattcATTGATTATGAAAGGGTAGATCACATGCTACCACTCTCTAAAATGATCTAGCAAATCTCAAAGGAACCCATTTGAATGGTTTGCAAATCCAGGATGGAGGAAAGCTGAAATTAGCAATTGTCTTGTTAATCGATAGACGAGTGCCTAttgttttttgtcaattcaatcaaatcattCACGAGGACAATGAGAAATTGCACTATCATCACGAGATTTCGTACCCCATCTTACGCTATCATACCACGACAACATTGGAGAAAGAAAGAGTGCACAAGGTGTTAGGAGCCTGCATAGCAGAAGTCCGACACTTCGTTTAGAACTCCAATTCAAGCTCCGTCAACGTATCCAATTAAGAACAttcatttaaaagtttaaattaataaattatggaTTAATTAAGATTTATCAATTATTTTACATCATATCAATTTTTCaatgttagattttttttttttaacacaaagtACACGTGGAAAGAGAGAGTAGGGATCTTTGTGCACCCGCTAGAGTATAGTTTCAATGTCTACATCAGATTAGGACAAGGTCGCAAGCGGTTTCCTTGAATAGGTGTGCTGACGTGGCTTTCGTCGGACTTTATCAGATGCCCGTGTACCTGCGAGGATAAGATAAGAACCACAGAAATTGCAACTTGCTGATTGTGTTTTTTTAACCGGTGGTTCTTATCAGGCCATCTCATTGCCGGGACCCACGTTGACTACAAACAACAGCAGCTCTACGGAAAGTGGAAAAACAACTATATATCTAActattttatatataaaaaaaaaggaccatttcgacccaaaaaaaaaaaaaaggagagactaTGAAAAAGAATCTCACTAAagattccgtttgtttcgcaaagaATGAATCGTttataaaaaacattttttgaaaatttaattttcaagaaaatgactatatttttttttgtttgattgaaatatgaaaaaaaataaaaaaaatattttttgctgtttttttttttgttggaaaaatattttttgctgtTTGGTAtgtaaaattgaatttaattttcctttacGCACTTCATTcaataactttttgtttttctgttttttatttttattttttattttttaaaaaattgaaatttgtaatgttttaattattta
The genomic region above belongs to Rhodamnia argentea isolate NSW1041297 chromosome 6, ASM2092103v1, whole genome shotgun sequence and contains:
- the LOC115727433 gene encoding uncharacterized protein LOC115727433 isoform X2, whose translation is MSGTIVEDSRDKVLSDCTPKNDVDGEGALKDMIDSDVGDENAVPSPKEEEEIIKKRYGGLLPKKPPLISKDHEHAFFDSADWALGKQGAQKPKGPLEALRPKLQPTPHYQGRSRRSAYAPADDGNEGNGYHSEDPEDESHKGEDGNEKDHSSEEKGCQDEPHDVLC
- the LOC115727433 gene encoding uncharacterized protein LOC115727433 isoform X1, with amino-acid sequence MMFVFFLTVGYHLLHHCSYYSFNKMSGTIVEDSRDKVLSDCTPKNDVDGEGALKDMIDSDVGDENAVPSPKEEEEIIKKRYGGLLPKKPPLISKDHEHAFFDSADWALGKQGAQKPKGPLEALRPKLQPTPHYQGRSRRSAYAPADDGNEGNGYHSEDPEDESHKGEDGNEKDHSSEEKGCQDEPHDVLC
- the LOC115727543 gene encoding cytochrome P450 704B1, translating into MEADDLSSAHYLPDVHVGWLISICVIVSWIIIHRWNQRNKVGPKMWPLVGAAIEQFMNYERMHDWLVEYLSKLRTVVVPMPFTTYTYIADPENVEHVLKTNFANYPKGKVYHSYMEVLLGDGIFNVDGESWRKQRKTASFEFASKNLRDFSTVVFREYSLKLSSILSQASFCNKEVDMQELLMRMTLDSICKVGFGVEIGTLAPDLPDNRFAQSFDAANIIVTFRFIDPLWRIKKFLNVGSEALLDRAIKVIDDFTYSVIRKRKAEVEAAHKSREDAKMKHDLLSRFIQLGDDLESNLTDKSLRDIVLNFVIAGRDTTATTLSWSIYMIMTHQNIAEKIYSELENLERDRAREEEGSLLPYSMDDPESFNRRVSQFAKLLTYDSLGKLHYLHAAITETLRLYPAVPQDPKGVLEDDVLPDGTKVKAGGMVTYVPYSMGRMEYNWGPDAALFKPERWLKEGLFQNASPFKFTAFQAGPRICLGKDSAYLQMKMALAILCRFYEFKLVPNHPVEYRMMTILSMKHGLRLTIARRP
- the LOC115756292 gene encoding NAC transcription factor 29-like, coding for MTKKDHRYKERPSSCRRFQAPQFLFWALPLDCHGLAFLFVAKTLSIKLYSAPISKCQELAMNYKLPPGFRFHPTDEELIVYYLQNQAMSRPCPVSIISEVDIYKFDPWQLPEKAELGEKEQYFFTPRNRKYPNGARPNRAAVSGYWKATGTDKPIYSGSKHVGMKKSLVFYEGRPPKGLKTDWIMHEYRLADSRRHVQHRSMTLDWVLCRIYKKQHSSKTSDQKVEDFYGRSNRTVISEASDEQVMRLPSTRSLTHDLLQLDYFGPISQLLIESSYHPAFGLENIIGDGESYHAEKKLRFRGNGMSCLYADQGK